The following coding sequences lie in one Myxococcus xanthus genomic window:
- the galU gene encoding UTP--glucose-1-phosphate uridylyltransferase GalU, protein MASKTSKVEPLIRKCVIPAAGLGTRFLPATKAVPKEMLPIVDTPTLQYIVEEAVSAGIEDVVLINGRGKSAIEDHFDIGFELETTLRARGKESEADKLRAIADLVRVVSIRQKEPKGLGHAVLCAKSVIGDEPFGVLLGDDMIDAEEPGIRQLARVYRQYNQAVIALMEVPESETHMYGIAAGTDLGDGVMRIDRIVEKPKKGTAPSNLAVIGRYVLPPDIFPILENQTPGVGGEIQLTDGLATLQQSKGLLGYRFKGQRYDAGDKVGYLKANIAYALKRPDLRAGLLEYMREVVKTEKP, encoded by the coding sequence ATGGCCTCCAAAACCTCGAAGGTAGAGCCCCTCATCCGCAAGTGTGTCATCCCGGCAGCCGGCTTGGGCACGCGCTTCCTGCCGGCGACCAAGGCGGTTCCCAAGGAGATGCTGCCTATCGTCGATACTCCGACGCTCCAGTACATCGTGGAAGAGGCGGTATCCGCCGGCATCGAGGATGTCGTCCTCATCAATGGCCGCGGCAAGAGCGCCATCGAGGACCACTTCGACATCGGCTTCGAACTGGAGACGACGCTGCGTGCGCGCGGCAAGGAGTCCGAGGCCGACAAGCTGCGCGCCATCGCGGACCTCGTGCGCGTCGTCAGCATCCGTCAGAAGGAGCCCAAGGGACTGGGCCACGCGGTGCTGTGCGCCAAGAGCGTCATCGGCGACGAGCCCTTCGGCGTGTTGCTGGGCGACGACATGATTGACGCCGAGGAGCCGGGAATCCGCCAGCTCGCTCGCGTGTACCGCCAGTACAACCAGGCGGTCATCGCGCTCATGGAAGTGCCGGAGAGTGAGACGCACATGTACGGCATCGCCGCGGGCACGGACCTGGGTGATGGCGTCATGCGCATCGACCGCATCGTGGAGAAGCCGAAGAAGGGCACCGCGCCCTCCAACCTCGCCGTCATCGGCCGCTACGTGCTGCCGCCCGACATCTTCCCCATCCTGGAGAACCAGACGCCGGGTGTGGGCGGCGAAATCCAGCTCACCGACGGCCTGGCCACGCTCCAGCAGTCGAAGGGGCTGCTCGGCTACCGCTTCAAGGGTCAGCGCTATGACGCGGGCGACAAGGTGGGGTACCTGAAGGCCAACATCGCCTACGCGCTCAAGCGTCCGGACCTGCGTGCCGGGCTGCTCGAGTACATGCGTGAAGTCGTGAAGACGGAGAAGCCGTGA
- a CDS encoding glycosyltransferase family 2 protein, producing the protein MPVPAVTVLLPARNAEATVARAVRSLLTGTFRDLRVLAVDDGSTDGTREVLTDLAASDSRVEVLDGRGRGLVAALNLALGEATSPYVARMDADDEALPQRLEASLTTLEAEPKLAGVGTAVEVFRDDHPVSPSLQTYATWINGLTSAEQLDRERFIESPLCHPSVCLRRDALMAAGGWKDGDFPEDYALWLELLDQGFALRNLPEVLLRWRDSDGRMTRTDPRYARKRFMWTKARYLTRGRGPLADGRPCTVWGAGPSGKTLTYFLHQEGARVRRYVEVHPRKVGTHIHGIPVISPQELGAPGDGHLLVCVGVRWARAEIREDLIGWGWVEGRDFTCAA; encoded by the coding sequence ATGCCCGTTCCGGCTGTTACTGTCCTCCTCCCCGCGCGAAACGCCGAAGCCACCGTGGCCCGCGCCGTCCGCAGCCTCTTGACGGGCACCTTCCGCGACCTCCGTGTGCTCGCGGTGGATGACGGCTCCACGGACGGTACGCGCGAAGTGCTGACCGACCTGGCGGCGAGCGACTCCCGCGTGGAAGTCCTTGACGGCCGGGGCCGAGGCCTGGTGGCGGCGCTGAACCTGGCGCTGGGGGAAGCCACCTCTCCCTACGTGGCCCGGATGGACGCGGATGACGAAGCCCTGCCCCAACGCCTGGAGGCGAGCCTCACCACCCTGGAGGCGGAACCCAAGCTGGCCGGCGTGGGCACGGCCGTGGAGGTGTTCCGGGATGACCACCCCGTGAGCCCCTCGCTCCAGACCTACGCCACGTGGATCAACGGGCTGACCTCCGCCGAGCAACTCGACCGGGAGCGCTTCATCGAAAGCCCCCTGTGCCACCCCTCCGTCTGCCTGCGCCGGGACGCCCTGATGGCCGCGGGAGGCTGGAAGGACGGCGACTTCCCGGAGGACTACGCGCTGTGGCTGGAGCTGCTGGACCAAGGCTTCGCCCTGCGCAACCTGCCCGAGGTATTGCTCCGATGGCGCGACAGCGACGGACGGATGACGCGCACGGACCCGCGCTATGCCCGCAAGCGCTTCATGTGGACGAAGGCCCGCTACCTGACACGAGGCCGCGGTCCCCTGGCGGACGGGCGCCCCTGCACGGTGTGGGGCGCGGGCCCGAGCGGCAAGACGCTGACGTACTTCCTCCACCAGGAAGGCGCCCGCGTGCGGCGCTACGTGGAGGTCCACCCTCGCAAGGTGGGCACGCACATCCATGGCATCCCGGTCATCTCTCCCCAGGAGCTCGGCGCTCCTGGAGATGGACACCTGCTGGTGTGCGTGGGCGTCCGCTGGGCCCGCGCGGAGATTCGCGAGGACCTCATCGGCTGGGGCTGGGTGGAGGGCCGCGACTTCACCTGCGCGGCGTGA
- a CDS encoding RluA family pseudouridine synthase has translation MKRRTFRVEGALVGKAVARAVADELGLPEPGARGLVEVGAVYVAGKRSRDANARLTAGQVVTVVLEEGGQSPLSEAPPAPELRVLYEDADVIAVDKPAGVSAQPTEGRVGDSLVDLVGAKLGRPAGLVHRLDRETSGVTVFGKTAEATSALAAEFREGRARKRYVAATGPGLPPSGTVDLPLSKDPSRPGRWRATRAANGVPALTDFHTLSSGPAFCVVELLPHTGRTHQLRAHLTALGAPILGDARYGGAARAEGVEAARCLLHAQALELGHPRTGTLLRIEAPVPEDLMRFFLAAGVLAPSGAIRGAGSRAE, from the coding sequence ATGAAGCGCCGGACGTTCCGGGTGGAAGGGGCGCTGGTGGGGAAGGCCGTGGCCCGCGCGGTCGCGGATGAATTGGGGCTGCCCGAGCCGGGGGCCCGGGGGCTGGTGGAGGTGGGCGCCGTCTACGTGGCGGGCAAGCGGAGCCGGGATGCGAATGCGCGGCTGACGGCCGGGCAGGTGGTGACGGTGGTGCTGGAGGAGGGCGGGCAGAGCCCTCTATCCGAGGCGCCCCCCGCGCCCGAGCTGCGTGTGCTGTATGAGGACGCGGACGTCATCGCCGTGGACAAGCCGGCCGGTGTGTCCGCGCAGCCCACCGAGGGGCGCGTGGGAGACAGCCTGGTGGACCTGGTGGGGGCGAAGCTGGGACGCCCCGCGGGGTTGGTGCACCGCCTGGACCGGGAGACGTCCGGCGTGACGGTGTTCGGGAAGACGGCGGAGGCCACGTCGGCGCTGGCGGCCGAGTTCCGGGAGGGACGGGCGCGAAAGCGCTACGTCGCGGCCACCGGGCCGGGTTTGCCCCCGTCGGGCACGGTGGACCTGCCGTTGTCCAAGGACCCGTCGCGCCCTGGCCGCTGGCGGGCGACTCGGGCGGCCAATGGCGTGCCCGCGCTGACGGACTTCCACACGCTGTCTTCGGGGCCTGCGTTCTGTGTCGTCGAGCTGCTGCCGCACACGGGCCGCACGCATCAGCTCCGCGCGCACCTGACGGCGCTGGGCGCTCCGATTCTGGGGGACGCGCGCTACGGCGGCGCGGCCCGGGCGGAAGGCGTGGAGGCCGCGCGGTGCTTGCTGCATGCCCAGGCGCTGGAGCTGGGACATCCGCGCACGGGCACGCTGCTGCGCATCGAGGCGCCGGTGCCGGAGGACTTGATGCGGTTCTTCCTGGCCGCCGGCGTCCTGGCGCCCTCGGGAGCCATTCGCGGCGCGGGCTCCAGGGCGGAGTGA
- a CDS encoding glutathione S-transferase family protein produces MKVYGLPMSTATRSVLTTLAEKGQEAELVLVDLTKGEQKSPAHMERHPFGVIPAFEDDDGFRLYESRAIIRYLDRKLPGTSLTPSDVHAYARMEQFISVEQCYFSPSAMKVIWERLFKKLMGGGAPDEARISDGLQGVERVFGIIEPVLGKQQYLAGDGFSLAEVTWMPYMDFFVAAGGAELVGKYPNVAAWWERVRSRPSWKKVTGA; encoded by the coding sequence ATGAAGGTGTACGGCCTCCCGATGAGCACTGCCACGCGTTCGGTCCTCACCACCCTGGCGGAGAAGGGCCAGGAGGCGGAGCTCGTCCTCGTCGACCTCACGAAGGGGGAGCAGAAGAGCCCCGCGCACATGGAGCGCCACCCCTTCGGCGTCATCCCCGCCTTCGAGGACGATGACGGCTTCCGGCTCTACGAGTCGCGCGCCATCATCCGCTATCTGGACCGCAAGCTGCCGGGGACCTCGCTGACGCCGTCCGACGTGCATGCGTACGCGCGCATGGAGCAGTTCATCAGCGTGGAGCAGTGTTACTTCTCGCCCTCCGCGATGAAGGTCATCTGGGAGCGCCTCTTCAAGAAGTTGATGGGCGGCGGCGCGCCGGACGAGGCGCGCATCAGCGACGGCCTGCAGGGCGTCGAGCGCGTCTTCGGCATCATCGAGCCGGTGCTGGGCAAGCAGCAGTACCTGGCGGGAGACGGCTTCTCGCTCGCCGAGGTGACGTGGATGCCCTACATGGACTTCTTCGTCGCCGCGGGCGGCGCGGAGCTCGTCGGCAAGTACCCGAACGTGGCGGCCTGGTGGGAGCGCGTCCGGAGCCGTCCTTCGTGGAAGAAGGTCACCGGGGCCTGA
- the priA gene encoding replication restart helicase PriA: MEQRPLWSGADAAPAKAPTTRGSRAVRTSGVKSRRELSEPAAAATVRAEVSTPVLASIAVGRPVRGEFTYTLPDELAGRLEPGQRVLVPFGRGTALGFYLGPASPPTGEKVRLKAVQRVLEDSPSLPKDLIALLRFAAVHYRYPLGEVIRGALPPGLSKAVDEKEARPEVQHFAVALVNEVPPELSRAPAQSAALAYLLAVGGRAPLEEVAHAIPGARETLKKLATRGFARLEEKTVEASVKEGLIQGRPDHLTPEQDAAGVVLRAALDAAAFQPFLLHGVTGSGKTEVYLRAAEHALSLGKGSLILVPEIALTPQLVGRFRSRFGAEVAVLHSALKDRERLFHWQALRRGDVKIAVGVRSAVFAPVDNLGLIVVDEEHDPSFKQEEKLRYQARDLAVVRGKQAGAVVVLGSATPALETLENVKRGRYQLLELKRRVDDRPMPTIELVDLRVERPREGVVTEEAPILSPPLLEAMAETIGRGQQVILFLNRRGHSTVLLCEVCGLSLKCSECDVCLTHHRSQNRVVCHYCGLAMPVPEQCLECTGPLLKLGIGTERVEAEVLERIPTARVARLDRDSASSAERLTEMLASFARRELDVLVGTQMVAKGHDFPGVTLVCVVMADTSLSIPDFRAAERTFHLLTQVSGRAGRGKDPGRVLVQTYNPDAEPVRRVLAHDFDGFANQELEWRKALAYPPYSRMAAVRLEGEHPEQTASVARSLGNIVSRHMPPASAGVRMLGPALAPISRIRGKTRWQLLLKGPTHTALAPLLARVEAALVDVPSAVKVVIDVDPGAML, translated from the coding sequence ATGGAACAGCGACCCTTGTGGAGCGGGGCGGACGCGGCGCCCGCGAAGGCCCCCACGACGCGGGGTTCCAGGGCGGTGCGCACCTCCGGTGTGAAAAGCCGCCGGGAACTGTCCGAGCCCGCCGCCGCCGCTACAGTGCGCGCCGAAGTGAGCACTCCCGTCCTGGCCTCCATCGCCGTTGGCCGCCCCGTCCGGGGCGAGTTCACCTACACCCTGCCGGACGAGCTGGCGGGCCGCCTGGAGCCGGGGCAGCGCGTGCTGGTGCCCTTCGGCCGGGGCACGGCGCTGGGCTTCTACCTGGGGCCCGCGTCTCCGCCGACTGGCGAGAAGGTGAGGCTCAAGGCCGTCCAGCGCGTGCTGGAGGACTCGCCGTCGCTGCCCAAGGACCTCATCGCGCTGCTGCGCTTCGCGGCCGTGCACTACCGCTACCCGCTGGGTGAGGTGATTCGCGGCGCGCTGCCGCCCGGCCTGTCGAAGGCCGTGGATGAGAAGGAAGCCAGGCCGGAGGTGCAGCACTTCGCGGTGGCGCTCGTCAACGAGGTGCCGCCGGAGCTGTCGCGCGCGCCCGCCCAGTCCGCCGCGCTCGCGTACCTGCTGGCGGTGGGAGGCCGCGCGCCGCTGGAAGAGGTCGCCCACGCGATTCCGGGCGCGCGAGAGACGCTGAAGAAGCTGGCCACGCGCGGCTTCGCCCGTCTGGAGGAGAAGACGGTGGAGGCCAGCGTGAAGGAGGGTCTGATTCAGGGCCGTCCGGACCACCTCACGCCGGAGCAGGACGCGGCGGGCGTGGTGCTGCGCGCGGCCCTGGACGCGGCGGCCTTCCAACCCTTCCTCCTGCACGGCGTCACCGGCAGCGGGAAGACGGAGGTGTACCTGCGCGCGGCCGAGCATGCGCTGTCGCTGGGGAAGGGCAGCCTCATCCTGGTGCCGGAAATCGCGCTGACGCCGCAGCTGGTGGGCCGCTTCCGCAGCCGCTTCGGCGCGGAGGTGGCGGTGCTGCACTCGGCGCTGAAGGACCGGGAGCGGCTCTTCCACTGGCAGGCGCTGCGCCGGGGCGACGTGAAGATCGCCGTGGGCGTGCGCTCGGCGGTGTTCGCGCCGGTGGACAACCTGGGGCTCATCGTCGTGGACGAGGAGCACGACCCGTCCTTCAAGCAGGAGGAGAAGCTGCGCTACCAGGCGCGCGACCTGGCCGTCGTGCGCGGCAAGCAGGCCGGCGCGGTGGTGGTGCTGGGCTCGGCCACGCCCGCGCTGGAGACGCTGGAGAACGTGAAGCGCGGGCGCTACCAGCTGCTGGAGCTGAAGCGCCGCGTGGATGACCGGCCCATGCCCACCATCGAGCTGGTGGACCTGCGCGTGGAGCGTCCGCGCGAGGGCGTGGTGACGGAAGAGGCGCCCATCCTCAGCCCGCCGCTGTTGGAGGCGATGGCGGAGACGATTGGCCGCGGCCAGCAGGTCATCCTCTTCCTCAACCGCCGGGGCCACAGCACCGTCCTCCTGTGCGAGGTGTGCGGCCTGTCGCTCAAGTGCAGCGAGTGTGACGTGTGCCTCACGCACCACCGCTCGCAGAACCGGGTGGTGTGCCACTACTGCGGCTTGGCCATGCCGGTGCCGGAGCAGTGCCTGGAGTGCACGGGCCCCCTGCTCAAGCTGGGCATCGGCACCGAGCGCGTGGAAGCGGAGGTGCTGGAGCGCATCCCCACCGCGCGTGTCGCCCGGTTGGACCGGGACTCGGCCAGCAGCGCCGAGCGGCTGACGGAGATGCTGGCCTCGTTCGCGCGCCGGGAGCTGGACGTCCTGGTAGGCACGCAGATGGTGGCCAAGGGGCACGACTTCCCGGGCGTGACGTTGGTGTGTGTCGTCATGGCGGACACGTCGCTGTCCATTCCGGACTTCCGTGCCGCCGAGCGCACCTTCCATTTGCTCACCCAGGTGTCCGGCCGCGCGGGCCGGGGCAAGGACCCGGGGCGGGTGCTGGTGCAGACCTACAATCCGGACGCGGAGCCGGTGCGGCGCGTGCTGGCCCATGACTTCGACGGCTTCGCCAATCAAGAACTGGAGTGGCGCAAGGCGCTGGCCTACCCTCCCTATTCGCGCATGGCCGCCGTCCGCCTGGAGGGGGAGCATCCCGAACAGACGGCCAGTGTGGCGCGCTCCCTGGGGAACATCGTCTCCCGGCACATGCCCCCTGCGTCCGCCGGGGTCCGCATGCTGGGGCCAGCCTTGGCGCCCATCTCCCGCATCCGTGGCAAGACGCGCTGGCAACTCCTCTTGAAGGGGCCAACGCATACGGCGCTCGCCCCGCTGCTCGCCCGGGTGGAAGCGGCCCTGGTCGATGTTCCTTCCGCGGTGAAGGTCGTGATCGACGTGGATCCGGGGGCCATGCTGTAG